The Glycine max cultivar Williams 82 chromosome 12, Glycine_max_v4.0, whole genome shotgun sequence genome window below encodes:
- the LOC100808089 gene encoding vesicle-associated membrane protein 714: protein MAIFYALVARGTVVLAEFSAVTGNTGAVSRRILEKLPAESDSRLCFSQDRYIFHILRSDGITYVCMANDTFGRRIPFSYLEDIQMRFMKNYSRVANYAPAYAMNDEFSRVLHQQMEFFSSNTSADTLNRVRGEVGEIRTIMVDNIEKILERGDRIELLVDKTATMQDSAFHFRKQSKRLRRALWMKNFKLLALLTCLIVVVLYLIIAACCGGISLPSCRS, encoded by the exons ATGGCGATCTTCTACGCTTTGGTGGCCAGAGGCACGGTCGTCCTGGCGGAGTTCAGCGCCGTCACCGGCAACACCGGCGCCGTCTCCCGCCGCATCCTCGAGAAGCTTCCGGCGGAGTCCGACTCCAGGCTCTGCTTCTCTCAGGATCGCTACATCTTCCACATACTCCGATCGGATGGCATCACCTACGTCTGTATGGCCAACGACACCTTCGGAA GGAGAATTCCTTTCTCGTACTTGGAAGATATCCAAATGAGGTTTATGAAAAACTACAGTAGAGTTGCCAATTATGCACCAGCTTATGCAATGAATGATGAATTTTCAAGGGTTTTGCATCAGCAGATGGAATTTTTTTCTAGTAATACGAGTGCCGATACCCTCAATCGTGTGAGGGGAGAAGTTGGTGAG ATACGCACTATCATGGTGGACAATATTGAGAAAATATTGGAGAGAGGTGACCGGATTGAGCTTCTTGTTGATAAAACAGCAACAATGCAAGACAGTGCATTTCACTTTAGGAAACAGTCAAAGCGCCTTCGAAGAGCTCTTTGgatgaaaaattttaaactcCT GGCCTTATTGACATGCTTGATTGTTGTTGTTCTTTATTTAATAATCGCTGCTTGTTGTGGAGGCATCTCTCTACCGTCCTGCAGATCCTAA
- the LOC100305605 gene encoding uncharacterized protein LOC100305605 precursor: MACVQVITVLLFALALAKIDPSTCQMVQGRVFCVDCTHNYDLSDIKVSVRCDGVKKLALATTENDGSFKVDLPLDHTKPSSVKNCLAKLLGGPVQLYVSRENQVSQIIKGKEQNSYTISTPLSFRTSCPLNTKCKAGKKVGSSKTVDLPLPPEWGLAPSSYYVPFFPIIGIP; this comes from the exons ATGGCGTGTGTTCAAGTCATCACAGTTCTTCTCTTTGCATTGGCTCTTGCAAAAATTGACCCCTCAACATGCCAAATGGTGCAGGGCAGAGTCTTCTGCGTTGACTGCACTCACAACTATGACTTATCTG ATATTAAGGTTTCAGTGAGGTGTGATGGTGTGAAAAAACTGGCTTTGGCAACTACAGAAAATGATGGCTCCTTCAAGGTTGATCTTCCCTTAGACCACACAAAACCTTCTTCTGTGAAGAATTGCTTAGCAAAACTTCTTGGCGGGCCAGTTCAGCTTTATGTCTCAAGGGAAAACCAGGTATCCCAAATTATTAAGGGCAAAGAGCAAAACAGCTACACCATCTCCACTCCCCTTAGTTTCAGGACATCATGCCCCCTAAACACAAAATGCAAGGCTGGGAAAAAGGTTGGTTCATCCAAAACTGTGGATCTCCCTCTGCCTCCAGAGTGGGGATTGGCACCAAGTAGCTATTATGTTCCTTTCTTCCCCATCATTGGAATACCTTGA
- the LOC100808618 gene encoding NAC domain-containing protein 90 isoform X2, which produces MEEDYPPGFRFFPTEEELVGFYLHNKLEGQRNAIAIAIDRVIPVIDINGVEPWNLPTLAGELCRGDTEQWFFFSPGQERETRGGRPSRTTACGYWKATGSPCYVYSSHNKVIGVKKSMVFYKGKAPMGTKTKWKMNEYRAIHVPSQSTPATLHLVSGICHIGELSSI; this is translated from the exons ATGGAAGAAGATTATCCACCCGGGTTTCGTTTCTTCCCAACAGAAGAAGAGCTTGTTGGCTTCTACCTACACAACAAGCTAGAAGGCCAAAGAAATGCCATAGCCATAGCCATAGACAGAGTTATCCCAGTTATTGACATCAATGGAGTTGAGCCTTGGAACCTTCCAA caCTTGCTGGGGAGCTTTGTCGTGGGGACACGGAGCAATGGTTTTTCTTTTCGCCCGGTCAAGAGAGGGAAACCAGGGGAGGCAGACCCAGCAGAACCACAGCTTGTGGGTATTGGAAGGCTACAGGTTCTCCTTGCTATGTTTACTCTTCTCACAACAAAGTCATTGGGGTGAAGAAATCCATGGTCTTCTACAAAGGAAAAGCACCTATGGGAACAAAAACCAAATGGAAGATGAATGAATACAGAGCCATCCATGTCCCTTCCCAATCCACCCCTGCCACCCTTCAT CTTGTGTCGGGTATATGTCATATCGGGGAGCTTTCGAGCATTTGA
- the LOC100808618 gene encoding NAC domain-containing protein 90 isoform X1 yields MEEDYPPGFRFFPTEEELVGFYLHNKLEGQRNAIAIAIDRVIPVIDINGVEPWNLPTLAGELCRGDTEQWFFFSPGQERETRGGRPSRTTACGYWKATGSPCYVYSSHNKVIGVKKSMVFYKGKAPMGTKTKWKMNEYRAIHVPSQSTPATLHLTCEFSLCRVYVISGSFRAFDRRPLEKEGAESRVHRIENNFGGARAHQTCPHSQMLEAGESSITKWDVNNNNNNNNGFQLQEPVWELEWEHFNWL; encoded by the exons ATGGAAGAAGATTATCCACCCGGGTTTCGTTTCTTCCCAACAGAAGAAGAGCTTGTTGGCTTCTACCTACACAACAAGCTAGAAGGCCAAAGAAATGCCATAGCCATAGCCATAGACAGAGTTATCCCAGTTATTGACATCAATGGAGTTGAGCCTTGGAACCTTCCAA caCTTGCTGGGGAGCTTTGTCGTGGGGACACGGAGCAATGGTTTTTCTTTTCGCCCGGTCAAGAGAGGGAAACCAGGGGAGGCAGACCCAGCAGAACCACAGCTTGTGGGTATTGGAAGGCTACAGGTTCTCCTTGCTATGTTTACTCTTCTCACAACAAAGTCATTGGGGTGAAGAAATCCATGGTCTTCTACAAAGGAAAAGCACCTATGGGAACAAAAACCAAATGGAAGATGAATGAATACAGAGCCATCCATGTCCCTTCCCAATCCACCCCTGCCACCCTTCAT TTGACATGTGAATTCAGCTTGTGTCGGGTATATGTCATATCGGGGAGCTTTCGAGCATTTGATCGACGACCATTAGAGAAAGAAGGAGCAGAGTCGCGGGTTCATAGAATTGAGAATAATTTTGGTGGGGCACGTGCTCACCAAACTTGCCCTCACTCTCAGATGCTAGAAGCTGGAGAATCAAGTATCACAAAGTGGGatgtgaataataataataataataataatgggtTCCAACTTCAAGAACCGGTGTGGGAATTGGAATGGGAACATTTTAATTGGCTCTAA